From the genome of Prevotella herbatica, one region includes:
- a CDS encoding alpha-amylase family glycosyl hydrolase codes for MKRIYVIIFNCILSICAFAQGWPANYGGVMLQGFYWDSYTDTKWTNLESQADELSQYFSLIWVPQSGNCNTTGNVMGYMPVYYFDQNSSFGTQAELKSMIKTFKDKGLGTIADVVVNHRNNLGVNSSWVDYPSETYNGVTYQMLPTDIVANDDGGATKSWADLLGISLSSNNDEGEDWMGCRDLDHKSTNVQTIIKAYENFLVNDLGYTGFRYDMVKGFNASHVADYNDAAKVSYSVGECWDSNSTIETWINNANKKSAAFDFQFRYNVRDAINNNDWSRLNSTNNLVHDANYRQYAVTFVENHDTQYRSATETLDPIKKDTLATNAYLLAMPGTPCVFLPHWKAYKQDIKAMIDARKAAGIKNTSTYTNMANSQLHYANRVEGDHNMIVVVGFDVNTYAPTGYTNILSGYHYKYFMENKAELAFADKASGTYSAAFDVTLTAASENANAKLVYTLDGTNPTASSVQLTSGNKINISSSETLKVGLLKDGNVSSIITRDYVVKPFTAHKATVYLKDPSWSTVYFYAWDSKGTLNGGWPGNTITDKKIVNGNTYYYKAFDVNSADYTFNIIFDQGSGNLQTVDLGPINEDTYYEISNLVNGKYLANDITSVVTGIDNITTDNNSVSTNNAWYNLEGMRLTAKPTQKGIYIHQGKKLVVK; via the coding sequence ATGAAGCGAATATATGTTATCATATTTAATTGTATCCTAAGTATCTGCGCTTTTGCACAAGGTTGGCCAGCCAACTACGGAGGGGTAATGCTGCAAGGCTTTTACTGGGACTCTTACACTGACACAAAATGGACTAATCTCGAAAGTCAGGCTGATGAACTGTCACAATACTTTAGTTTGATTTGGGTTCCACAAAGCGGAAACTGCAATACAACTGGTAATGTAATGGGCTATATGCCTGTGTATTACTTTGATCAAAACAGCAGTTTCGGAACGCAAGCTGAACTGAAATCTATGATTAAAACTTTCAAGGATAAAGGACTGGGAACTATCGCTGACGTAGTAGTAAACCACAGAAACAATCTTGGAGTAAATAGTTCATGGGTTGATTATCCTTCAGAAACATACAACGGGGTGACCTATCAGATGTTGCCTACAGACATTGTTGCTAATGACGACGGAGGAGCAACTAAGTCGTGGGCAGACTTGCTAGGAATAAGCCTAAGCAGTAATAATGATGAAGGCGAAGACTGGATGGGATGCAGAGACCTTGACCATAAGAGCACAAACGTGCAGACAATTATCAAAGCATACGAGAATTTCCTTGTCAATGACCTTGGATATACTGGCTTCAGATATGATATGGTAAAGGGATTCAACGCCAGTCATGTAGCTGACTATAACGATGCAGCAAAAGTTAGTTATTCTGTAGGAGAATGTTGGGATTCAAACTCGACAATAGAAACATGGATTAACAACGCTAACAAGAAGAGTGCAGCATTTGATTTTCAATTCAGATATAATGTACGCGATGCCATAAACAACAACGACTGGTCTAGATTGAACAGCACTAATAATTTGGTACATGATGCAAACTATAGGCAATATGCTGTGACTTTCGTTGAAAACCATGATACACAATACCGCAGTGCTACAGAGACTCTTGACCCGATAAAGAAGGATACACTGGCAACAAATGCCTATCTATTGGCTATGCCTGGAACTCCATGCGTATTTCTGCCTCACTGGAAAGCATATAAGCAGGATATCAAGGCTATGATTGATGCACGAAAGGCAGCCGGAATTAAAAATACAAGTACATATACAAATATGGCAAACAGTCAACTCCACTATGCAAACAGAGTGGAAGGCGACCACAATATGATTGTTGTTGTAGGGTTCGACGTAAATACATATGCGCCAACAGGATATACAAACATTCTTTCTGGTTATCACTATAAATACTTTATGGAGAACAAAGCCGAACTTGCTTTCGCAGACAAGGCTTCGGGGACTTATTCTGCTGCCTTTGACGTGACTCTAACAGCAGCGTCGGAGAACGCAAACGCGAAACTTGTTTATACGCTTGACGGGACAAATCCAACAGCAAGCAGTGTACAACTAACTAGTGGCAATAAGATAAATATTTCATCAAGCGAGACATTGAAAGTGGGATTGCTAAAAGACGGCAATGTTTCAAGTATTATTACACGTGACTATGTAGTAAAGCCATTCACTGCTCACAAGGCTACAGTATATCTCAAAGACCCTTCATGGTCAACAGTCTACTTCTATGCTTGGGATAGCAAAGGTACACTTAACGGAGGTTGGCCTGGAAATACTATTACCGACAAGAAGATTGTCAACGGTAATACGTATTATTACAAGGCTTTTGACGTGAATTCTGCGGATTATACCTTCAACATCATATTTGATCAAGGCAGCGGAAATTTGCAGACTGTAGATTTAGGTCCAATAAATGAAGATACCTATTACGAGATTTCAAACTTGGTAAACGGCAAATATTTAGCAAATGATATCACTTCTGTTGTTACAGGAATAGATAATATAACAACAGACAACAACAGCGTATCTACAAATAATGCATGGTATAACCTTGAAGGTATGCGCCTTACAGCCAAACCTACACAAAAAGGAATTTACATACATCAAGGGAAGAAGTTGGTTGTGAAATAA
- a CDS encoding acyl-CoA dehydrogenase family protein, with translation MANYYTDHPEIGFHLNHPLMKRIVELKERNYADKENFDDAPVNYEDAIENYKRILDITGDVAANIVEPNSESVDLEGPHLENGRMIYASKTFENLDATRKAGLWGISMPRRYGGLNLPNITFSMLSEIISAADAGFQNVWSLQSCIDTLYEFASEEQRQKYIPRIAAGETMSMDLTEPDAGSDLQRVMLKATQDADGTWRLNGVKRFITNGDSDIHLVLARSEEGTKDGRGLSMFIYDKRDGGVDVRHIEHKLGIHGSPTCELVYKNAKAELCGNTRLGLIKYVMALMNGARLGIAAQSVGVVQEAYNEGLAYAKERAQFGQKIIEFPAVYDMLSRMKAKLDAGRSLLYQTARYVDIYKALEDISRERKLTPEERAEMKTYTRLADAFTPIAKGMNSEYATQNSYDAISIHGGSGFIMEYKSQRLYRDARIFSIYEGTTQLQVVAAVRYITNGTYLSIIKDMLQAEVCDCVKPLQTRVAKLVELYEDALNYVKEANNQDMHDFLARRLYDMTAEIIMSLLIIEDATRAPELFKKSANVYVRMTEEDVLGKAAYIKSFTVEDLKNFVAEEEAPVAE, from the coding sequence ATGGCAAACTATTATACAGATCATCCAGAGATTGGATTCCACTTGAATCATCCTCTGATGAAGCGCATCGTTGAACTCAAAGAGCGCAACTATGCAGACAAAGAGAATTTCGATGATGCCCCTGTCAACTACGAAGACGCTATAGAGAACTATAAGCGTATTCTTGATATTACAGGAGATGTAGCTGCAAATATCGTTGAGCCTAACTCTGAAAGTGTAGACCTTGAAGGTCCACATCTTGAGAATGGCAGAATGATTTATGCCAGCAAGACATTCGAGAACCTTGACGCTACCCGTAAGGCTGGTCTTTGGGGAATCTCTATGCCAAGACGTTATGGCGGTCTTAACTTGCCTAACATCACATTCTCTATGTTAAGTGAGATTATTTCTGCAGCTGATGCTGGTTTCCAGAATGTATGGTCACTCCAGTCTTGTATCGACACTCTTTATGAGTTTGCTTCAGAGGAGCAGCGCCAGAAGTATATTCCACGTATCGCAGCAGGTGAGACAATGTCTATGGACCTTACTGAGCCTGATGCTGGTTCTGACCTTCAGCGCGTAATGCTTAAGGCTACACAGGATGCAGATGGTACATGGCGTTTGAACGGTGTTAAGCGTTTTATCACAAACGGTGACTCTGATATTCACTTGGTTCTTGCACGCTCTGAGGAGGGTACTAAGGACGGTCGTGGATTGTCAATGTTTATATATGACAAGCGTGATGGCGGTGTTGACGTTCGTCACATCGAGCACAAGCTTGGTATTCACGGTTCACCAACATGTGAGCTTGTTTACAAGAATGCTAAAGCTGAGCTTTGTGGTAACACACGTCTTGGACTTATCAAGTATGTAATGGCACTTATGAATGGTGCTCGTCTTGGTATCGCAGCTCAGTCTGTTGGTGTTGTTCAGGAGGCTTACAATGAGGGTCTTGCTTATGCTAAGGAGCGTGCACAGTTCGGGCAGAAGATTATCGAATTCCCAGCTGTATATGATATGTTGTCTCGCATGAAGGCTAAACTAGACGCTGGTCGTTCACTCCTTTATCAGACAGCACGCTACGTGGATATCTACAAGGCTTTGGAAGATATTTCACGCGAGCGCAAGCTAACTCCAGAGGAGCGCGCTGAAATGAAGACATATACTCGTCTTGCTGATGCTTTCACACCTATCGCTAAGGGTATGAACTCTGAATATGCAACTCAAAACTCTTATGACGCTATTAGCATTCATGGTGGTTCTGGTTTCATTATGGAGTATAAGAGTCAGCGTTTGTATCGTGATGCTCGTATCTTCTCTATCTATGAGGGTACAACACAACTTCAGGTTGTTGCAGCTGTTCGCTACATCACTAATGGCACATATCTTTCAATCATTAAGGATATGCTTCAGGCTGAAGTTTGCGACTGCGTTAAGCCATTGCAGACACGTGTAGCAAAACTTGTTGAGCTATACGAAGATGCTCTTAACTATGTTAAGGAAGCAAACAATCAGGATATGCACGATTTCCTTGCTCGTCGTCTTTATGATATGACAGCAGAGATAATCATGTCACTGCTTATCATTGAGGATGCTACACGTGCTCCAGAACTCTTCAAGAAGAGTGCAAACGTATATGTTCGCATGACAGAGGAAGATGTTCTTGGTAAGGCTGCATATATTAAGTCATTCACTGTAGAAGACCTTAAGAACTTTGTTGCTGAGGAAGAGGCTCCTGTAGCTGAATAA
- a CDS encoding electron transfer flavoprotein subunit alpha/FixB family protein, which yields MNNVFVYCEIEGTTVAEVSQELLTKGRKLANELGVELDAVVVGTGIKDKVESQILPYGVDKLFVFDAEGLFPYTSAPHTDILVNLFKEEKPQICLMGATVIGRDLGPRVSSSLTSGLTADCTQLEIGSYEDKKTGKIYNGLLYQIRPAFGGNIVATIVNPDHRPQMATVRSGVMEQAIYDGKAKNDVVYADVAKYVPTTDFVVKVLDRHVEAAKHNLKGAPIVVAGGYGVGSKAGFDQLALLAKELHGEVGASRAAVDAGWADHDRQIGQTGLTVHPKVYIACGISGQIQHISGMQDSGIIISINNDPDAPINKIADYIINGTVEEVVPKLIKYYKQNSK from the coding sequence ATGAATAACGTATTTGTATATTGCGAGATCGAAGGCACTACTGTTGCCGAAGTATCTCAGGAATTACTCACCAAGGGTCGCAAGCTAGCTAATGAACTTGGTGTAGAACTTGACGCCGTTGTTGTCGGTACAGGCATCAAAGATAAGGTAGAAAGTCAGATTTTACCTTATGGTGTTGATAAATTATTTGTTTTTGATGCAGAGGGATTGTTCCCTTACACATCAGCTCCTCATACTGATATATTGGTTAACTTGTTTAAGGAAGAGAAACCACAGATATGCCTTATGGGTGCAACCGTTATTGGTCGTGACCTTGGTCCTCGTGTAAGTTCTTCACTTACTTCAGGTCTTACAGCCGATTGTACACAACTTGAGATTGGTAGCTATGAAGATAAGAAGACAGGCAAGATTTATAATGGTCTGTTGTATCAGATTCGTCCTGCTTTCGGTGGTAATATCGTTGCTACAATTGTAAACCCTGATCATCGTCCACAGATGGCGACTGTACGTTCAGGTGTTATGGAACAGGCTATTTATGACGGTAAGGCAAAGAACGATGTTGTTTATGCCGACGTTGCAAAATATGTACCTACAACAGATTTCGTTGTAAAGGTTCTTGACCGCCATGTTGAGGCTGCAAAGCATAATCTAAAAGGTGCTCCTATCGTTGTAGCTGGTGGTTACGGCGTAGGAAGTAAAGCTGGTTTCGACCAGTTGGCTTTGCTAGCTAAGGAACTTCATGGAGAGGTTGGAGCTAGCCGTGCAGCTGTTGATGCTGGTTGGGCAGATCATGATCGCCAGATTGGACAGACTGGTTTGACAGTTCATCCTAAGGTTTATATCGCTTGCGGTATCTCAGGACAGATACAGCATATCTCTGGTATGCAGGATTCTGGTATCATCATCTCTATCAACAATGATCCTGATGCTCCAATCAACAAGATTGCTGATTACATCATCAACGGTACTGTTGAAGAGGTTGTTCCAAAGCTAATAAAGTATTACAAACAGAATAGTAAATAA
- a CDS encoding electron transfer flavoprotein subunit beta/FixA family protein, which translates to MKLKIVVLAKQVPDTRNVGKDAMTAEGTVNRAALPAIFNPEDLNALEQALRLKDQNPGSTVGILTMGPPRAGEIIRQGLYRGTDTGWLLTDRLFAGADTLATSYALATGIQKIGHVDIVIGGRQAIDGDTAQVGPQVAQKLGLNQVTYAEEIIKVEDGKATIRRHIDGGVETVETPLPVVITVNGSAAPCRPCNAKLVMKYKYATCPMERKGDEPWTNLYAERPYLTLNQWSVADVDGDAAQCGLSGSPTKVKAVKNIVFQAKESKSLTGSDVDVEGLITELLDEKIIG; encoded by the coding sequence ATGAAATTGAAAATCGTTGTACTTGCTAAGCAAGTACCTGACACACGAAATGTGGGAAAGGATGCAATGACAGCAGAAGGCACCGTAAATCGTGCTGCTCTTCCAGCTATCTTCAATCCTGAAGATTTAAATGCCTTGGAGCAGGCTCTTCGTTTGAAGGACCAGAATCCAGGTTCAACAGTTGGAATTCTCACCATGGGCCCTCCACGTGCAGGCGAAATCATTCGTCAGGGACTTTATCGTGGAACTGATACAGGTTGGTTGCTTACAGACCGTCTATTCGCCGGTGCAGATACATTGGCAACTTCTTATGCTTTGGCAACTGGTATACAGAAAATTGGTCATGTAGATATAGTAATAGGTGGCCGTCAGGCTATCGATGGTGATACAGCTCAGGTTGGTCCACAGGTTGCACAGAAACTTGGACTTAATCAGGTTACTTATGCTGAGGAAATAATTAAGGTTGAAGATGGCAAGGCTACAATTCGTCGTCATATTGACGGTGGTGTAGAGACTGTTGAGACTCCTTTACCAGTTGTAATTACCGTAAACGGAAGCGCAGCTCCTTGTCGTCCATGCAACGCAAAACTTGTAATGAAATACAAATATGCTACTTGTCCTATGGAACGTAAGGGTGATGAGCCTTGGACAAACCTTTATGCTGAGCGTCCTTATCTTACTCTTAATCAGTGGTCAGTTGCCGATGTTGATGGCGATGCAGCACAGTGTGGTCTTAGCGGTTCACCAACAAAGGTGAAAGCTGTGAAGAACATCGTGTTCCAGGCTAAAGAGAGCAAGAGCCTTACAGGCAGCGATGTAGATGTAGAGGGACTTATCACAGAATTGTTGGACGAAAAGATTATCGGTTAA
- a CDS encoding arabinan endo-1,5-alpha-L-arabinosidase, translating into MKLKLLITCTVLLSCFMTVKATDGITSPFVHDPVLAYDGSRYYIYCTGQGIQVYSSADLNTWRDEPSVFDSPPQWAMNMVPGYNGHTWAPDIIYYQGKYHLFYSCSTFGKNRSAIGYAENVTLNPSDPRYKWEDKGCIVNSVPGRNEWNAIDPNIIVDGDGTPWMTFGSFWNGIKLVKLTADMNSVAKPEEWYSLCKRMNDILPDSLPGDDAVEAPFIYHRGGYYYLFVSFDYCCRGLKSNYKIAIGRSKNVKGPYLDRDGKDMLRGGGSILLEGDHKIYSAVGHCSVYDFSGHTYLFAHGYEIHDNGMPHLVKKELKWNDEGWPVVTP; encoded by the coding sequence ATGAAACTAAAATTATTGATTACATGTACTGTTTTGCTTTCTTGTTTTATGACAGTGAAAGCAACCGACGGTATTACATCACCATTTGTGCACGATCCTGTGCTCGCTTATGATGGTAGCCGCTATTATATATATTGTACAGGTCAGGGAATACAGGTGTATTCCTCTGCTGATTTAAACACATGGCGTGATGAGCCTTCTGTATTTGATTCCCCACCACAATGGGCAATGAATATGGTCCCAGGGTATAATGGACATACCTGGGCGCCAGATATTATCTACTATCAGGGTAAATACCATCTGTTTTACAGTTGTTCTACATTTGGTAAAAATCGTTCAGCAATAGGTTATGCAGAGAATGTAACTCTGAATCCGTCTGATCCACGCTATAAATGGGAAGACAAAGGATGTATCGTTAATTCTGTTCCTGGCAGAAATGAATGGAATGCCATAGATCCGAATATAATCGTAGATGGAGATGGTACTCCTTGGATGACATTTGGTTCGTTTTGGAACGGTATTAAATTAGTCAAACTTACTGCTGATATGAATTCTGTGGCGAAGCCAGAAGAATGGTATTCTCTGTGTAAGAGAATGAATGATATTCTACCAGACAGTTTACCAGGGGATGATGCAGTCGAAGCTCCGTTTATTTATCATCGTGGTGGATATTACTATCTTTTTGTATCTTTTGATTATTGTTGCAGAGGATTGAAAAGTAACTATAAAATAGCAATAGGTCGTTCTAAAAATGTAAAGGGTCCTTATCTTGACAGAGATGGTAAGGATATGTTGCGAGGAGGAGGTAGTATTCTTTTGGAGGGTGATCATAAGATTTATTCTGCAGTTGGTCACTGTTCTGTTTATGATTTCTCCGGACATACATATCTTTTTGCTCATGGTTATGAAATACATGACAATGGAATGCCGCATCTTGTGAAGAAAGAATTAAAATGGAATGATGAAGGATGGCCTGTAGTAACTCCTTGA
- a CDS encoding arabinan endo-1,5-alpha-L-arabinosidase, giving the protein MKYLNIILLSLSSLCAIGCSGGDTSEGVKPTPTTPTGVDEQLANYVAPTYNDDYTSIASWDNRSKWNLANVHDPSVMKADDGYYYMYQTDASYGNAHIGHGHFFCRRSKNLVDWEFMGATMSSLPSWVKTKLNEIRSNMGLSASTVNFNDETQFGFWAPCARRVSANLYRMYYVITVPGTINGDNTWSERAFIGMMETATPSNISSWVDKGYVITNASDKGLNFNVKSNDWANCYFKYNAIDPSYIITQSGEHWLVYGSWHSGFAAVQLNSSTGLPLNALGNPWGTDISAYGKLINTRQMGNRWQASEAPEVVYHDGYYYMFMAYDELSVAYNTRVVRSKNIDGPYVGIDGTDVTNNGGDAYPIVTHPYKFSKGYGWVGISHCAVFDDGNGNWFFSSQGRFPANVGGNAYSNAIMMGQVRSIRWTEDGWPVVMPERYGAVPQAAITESELVGNWEHIDLSYNYAKQDVATTMTLAANHTVTAGTWTGATWSYDATTKVLTVNGVKLYLQREVDWEASPRKATIVYAGYNGKKTYWGKKVN; this is encoded by the coding sequence ATGAAATATCTGAATATAATATTGTTGTCATTGAGCAGCCTATGTGCTATAGGCTGCTCAGGTGGCGACACTTCTGAAGGGGTTAAGCCAACACCGACAACGCCAACTGGAGTTGATGAACAATTAGCAAATTATGTCGCACCAACATATAATGATGATTATACATCTATTGCAAGTTGGGATAATCGTAGCAAATGGAATCTTGCTAATGTTCACGATCCTTCTGTGATGAAAGCAGATGATGGTTATTACTATATGTATCAGACTGATGCTTCGTATGGTAATGCGCATATCGGACATGGGCATTTCTTTTGTCGTCGTTCCAAGAATCTTGTAGACTGGGAGTTTATGGGAGCCACGATGTCAAGCCTTCCCTCATGGGTTAAGACCAAACTGAATGAGATTCGTTCTAATATGGGGCTATCTGCCAGCACTGTTAATTTCAATGATGAAACACAGTTCGGTTTTTGGGCACCTTGTGCACGTCGTGTCAGCGCGAATCTGTATCGCATGTATTATGTTATCACAGTTCCTGGCACAATCAATGGCGATAATACTTGGTCGGAACGTGCTTTCATAGGTATGATGGAAACTGCTACACCGTCAAATATAAGTAGTTGGGTGGATAAAGGATATGTGATAACAAACGCATCAGATAAAGGACTTAATTTTAATGTAAAGTCTAATGATTGGGCTAATTGCTATTTCAAGTATAATGCCATAGATCCTTCATATATCATCACGCAAAGTGGTGAACATTGGTTGGTTTATGGTTCTTGGCATTCTGGTTTCGCTGCAGTTCAGCTTAACTCTTCTACCGGTTTACCGCTAAATGCACTGGGTAATCCATGGGGTACAGATATTTCTGCTTATGGAAAATTGATTAACACTCGTCAGATGGGTAACCGTTGGCAAGCTTCCGAGGCTCCAGAGGTTGTGTATCATGATGGTTATTATTATATGTTTATGGCTTACGACGAATTGTCTGTGGCATATAATACACGTGTTGTACGTTCCAAAAATATAGATGGGCCTTACGTGGGTATAGATGGTACTGATGTTACCAATAACGGAGGTGACGCATATCCAATAGTTACGCATCCTTATAAATTTTCAAAAGGTTATGGATGGGTAGGTATATCGCATTGTGCTGTATTCGATGACGGCAATGGTAACTGGTTTTTCTCTTCACAAGGCAGATTCCCTGCTAATGTGGGTGGAAACGCTTATAGCAATGCTATTATGATGGGACAGGTACGTAGCATACGCTGGACAGAAGATGGTTGGCCAGTTGTGATGCCTGAACGTTACGGTGCAGTCCCGCAAGCTGCTATTACAGAGAGCGAACTTGTTGGTAATTGGGAACATATCGATCTAAGTTATAATTATGCTAAACAAGATGTCGCAACGACAATGACTCTGGCGGCTAATCATACGGTTACTGCAGGAACATGGACTGGTGCTACATGGAGTTATGATGCCACAACTAAAGTACTTACAGTCAATGGTGTTAAACTCTATTTACAGCGTGAAGTAGATTGGGAGGCATCTCCTCGCAAAGCTACTATCGTCTATGCAGGTTATAATGGTAAAAAGACATATTGGGGTAAGAAAGTAAACTAA
- a CDS encoding bacterial Ig-like domain-containing protein, with product MKHLNKIASIFCGAAFGLLALASCEGGDVYNVNAPDWISHKIDSIENSKKSNEEVLVGMQEDVYTIGNSDYSSGWWTSFSKYYVVPDGQKWNAVLNLNLNSSDDTYYKNFAIVFTNDVDRGGTGYQEYGAFRFDATGDSAKYNSQWGNHLYFKYTNSTQLLAPDANNKDANVQKLGGKVTITVDRTSSNTFKIKITNGTVTKTYDQPFKLSNLNADASDTNIRCFLVPEGSYIDFLQTNIVPIGGLTSAQDKAPVSMVLQNVPDEVTRGTTLDKAMSNISAEVTYEEGVKKVIPASELYISAIPDMDVPGEKNLVVIYNKTFKGSNATKPIVAYAKFNVVNSISSIKITKAPSRSNYYFFNSAATSGMTDRTLAFDPTGMEVTATYADGSSAIIDNAKLKFSSVPASAGTYNVTVSTANGKTDNVSVTVSESASTFVTPNPTTLGAADNTGAWWSVFTDNIKVPAGKTYAVSFTNYSSMAGNWNNFVTILRNSANSEYAVVRSDNYGWGNGYAASRNSGGQANWPSWLAAMNGANVNLYVTNCNNGTADVQAVMKGTDGKTYIQYYLGVNTVDVNDLCFAFTIDSCHLIFNSSLAASKRSSYRK from the coding sequence ATGAAACATCTAAATAAAATAGCATCCATTTTTTGTGGTGCTGCATTTGGACTGCTGGCTCTTGCCAGTTGCGAGGGCGGCGACGTGTATAATGTGAATGCTCCAGACTGGATTTCCCATAAAATAGACTCTATAGAGAATTCAAAGAAATCAAACGAAGAGGTTTTAGTTGGTATGCAGGAAGATGTGTACACGATTGGCAATAGTGACTATTCTTCAGGATGGTGGACTAGCTTCTCTAAATATTATGTTGTTCCTGACGGACAGAAGTGGAATGCTGTGTTAAATCTAAACCTTAACTCTAGTGATGATACTTATTATAAGAACTTCGCGATTGTCTTTACAAATGATGTTGACCGTGGTGGTACTGGATATCAGGAATATGGTGCATTCCGTTTTGATGCTACTGGCGATTCTGCCAAGTATAATTCACAGTGGGGAAATCATCTATATTTCAAGTATACCAACAGCACGCAGTTGCTCGCTCCCGATGCTAATAACAAAGACGCAAATGTGCAGAAGTTAGGTGGAAAAGTAACGATAACCGTAGATCGTACTAGTAGCAATACTTTTAAAATAAAGATTACGAATGGTACAGTAACAAAGACTTATGATCAGCCATTTAAGCTGTCTAATCTCAATGCTGATGCTTCTGATACGAATATTCGTTGCTTCCTAGTGCCAGAGGGTTCTTACATTGATTTCCTTCAGACAAATATTGTTCCAATAGGTGGACTTACTTCTGCTCAGGACAAAGCCCCTGTATCTATGGTGCTCCAGAATGTTCCTGATGAGGTTACGAGAGGCACTACACTTGACAAGGCAATGTCGAACATCTCTGCTGAGGTTACTTATGAGGAAGGTGTGAAGAAAGTAATCCCTGCTTCGGAACTTTATATTTCTGCTATTCCTGATATGGATGTACCAGGAGAGAAGAATCTCGTTGTGATATACAATAAGACTTTCAAAGGCAGTAATGCAACTAAGCCGATTGTTGCGTATGCAAAGTTCAATGTTGTGAACAGCATTTCATCTATAAAGATTACAAAAGCACCGAGCAGAAGTAATTATTATTTCTTCAACTCAGCAGCAACAAGTGGTATGACTGACCGAACATTGGCTTTTGATCCTACAGGTATGGAAGTCACTGCAACCTATGCAGACGGAAGTTCAGCTATAATTGATAATGCAAAACTAAAGTTCTCTTCAGTTCCTGCCTCTGCTGGTACATATAACGTTACTGTTAGTACAGCAAATGGAAAGACGGATAATGTGTCGGTAACAGTTTCGGAATCAGCATCCACATTTGTAACTCCAAATCCTACTACTCTCGGAGCTGCAGATAATACAGGTGCATGGTGGTCTGTATTTACAGATAACATTAAAGTTCCCGCCGGTAAAACTTATGCTGTATCGTTTACCAATTACAGTAGTATGGCTGGCAACTGGAATAATTTTGTGACAATACTCCGTAATTCTGCAAATTCGGAATATGCGGTAGTACGTTCTGATAATTATGGTTGGGGTAATGGATACGCTGCATCAAGAAACAGTGGTGGACAGGCAAATTGGCCTTCATGGCTAGCTGCTATGAACGGAGCTAATGTCAACCTTTATGTTACTAACTGTAACAACGGAACTGCAGATGTGCAAGCTGTTATGAAAGGTACTGATGGCAAGACTTACATTCAGTACTACCTTGGCGTGAATACAGTTGACGTAAATGATTTGTGCTTTGCATTTACCATAGACAGTTGTCATCTGATATTCAATTCAAGTCTTGCTGCAAGCAAGAGATCTTCTTATCGTAAATGA